The nucleotide sequence attaccataataatttaaataacaagctttaaatagttattataattgattataaaaagaaatatattactCTGAATTATCTTCAACTCATTAAaggaaacttaattcccaatatatatagatatatatatatatatatatatattcataaataaatataaaaataacaacaaattaggggatatcatgatgtgtgattaataatatatatctaagtatgtaaactaattatctcaacatttagtgtgattattcattaaaaaattgaaatattgatTATCGAAAaggaatatatgttttaattgtacattaatctatgtgctattaaaaaggaatgagacaataaaccttatcattataaataaacttagtacccaaaaaaatcataatatatttaaaatgagtgattattagattatgaaaattttttatagttactcgattaaccataaatataaaaatttgattttaaagcacacaagaaatatatatttccataaattgtaacattttataaatattttctttaccacatTCACATCATTCAtgggtgaaatgtattcttacacgaatacgttgattttgaaatttcattaaatttttcattataattttttggtaataatccgtTATTTATAGAAACTATTAACAAACCAttaactcaaaatatttaaatagcctaatcacaaatattaaatcaataaattatattatctttagaaaatttagtttagaatctgattgttactaacatataataaaattaattaattaaaataccgagtaatttaatatattttgttatggtttcataagaaacatgcaaaattgttatgattacaaaataaaacataagagataTGAGATTGagttttaaaccaaacaaaagacatgttgcaataaatagtaatatttatcaatattttctcttacacatttaaagattttacgggtgaaacttattttttacacaaaaatgcagctttgaataaataaataaaaaaaaattagttacatatagtattatgtttgacacaaataAATATTGGTtctagaataataattttacttataataattttctttaaatcgatttatcccgcatatagtgcgggttgttacctagtatatgtttgttgtaggcttatgtttgattagcctattttatctaaccattaggTAATTTAGGTTGATGACATTCTCCTCTTTATttccttttgagattgaatgaatagtaacaattatatttacacaaaaaaaaaatctatgaccAACCactcaaggttgagaaattagaaaaaaattaatttgagataattaatgaaataatagaaaattataagcacattaatatatgaatttcaaATAACTACCATATTGCACCTGTTTTTAAGGCATGAATAGAGCCGACCTACCCCTAAAGCGAGCAAAGCAGGCGCTATAggccacaaaagaaaaaacaatttagaAGACAAATATACAATTACGTTATTGTATATGCTACATAATGCAAGGTACGTTATTGTAAATGTTATAATCATATAGTGTAATTCATTTACATATTTCTCTCTCCGACTCCACGTATGCATAGACCACCAATAtacagttttattattttccttttttgctttctttcctcATTCTTTTGGTGTCAAAAAgtatatgttttctgttttcttttataaaacatttatttttatgaaataactaaaaaaaaagttagaatttctttttaaagtatatcaaataatatattaaattattatctaaacaatacaagaaatattttagttaaatttattatattaacttaaaattatcaaaaaaaaattcacatgttTCAAATTGCTTTAGGCCTCTAAATACCTAGGACCGGCCCTGGGCATGAAGGTACCGTCGATCCCTGGTGGCATGTGTAAGTAGTTAGGAAACACAACCACTTTAATCCTATGGCAATACTAACAAGGCATGAAGGTCTCGTTGTTTgattatagatattttttggAGACGTTTCCTTGTAGTATAGTTGGTAGTATGAGaactaaaagttaaaatttatcTTATCTGATTATCGAATTGTtgtaataaaagataaattcaatcttttaaagacaaaaacaaagtatAGAGATCATCTATCTATTTtcgacaaaaaaagaagaagagatcaccTATTTATTAATAGTAGGTTGAATGTGATACCATACTTAGGATTTatcattgaatatataatttagaaaaaactttaattagTTATACCGAAACGTGTTTTTTGCATTGGatttaaacttcttaaaaaaatCCAGTATGGTGGATCTATAAATAAGAATACCCTTAAGTTCATATTTCTTCACATACTCTCTCATtcacaagagaaagaaacaaatttcGAAAATGAATTCCGCGATAACTCTCGTCGTCCCACTCTTgctcctcttttcttcttttctcctcttTGGTAGTTCACagttatcttatattttttttttcattagagTAGAACTATATGActgattttaaaagttacaattttgtatttattttggCAGGAGACGTCACTGGAGTGGAGAGCTCAAAGCACCATCATCAGCGTAACTTATACGGTTCAACAAAGCTGTTTGTCTTTGGAAATTCTAACGTCGATACCGGAAACCTGCCGACAACTTTTGAATCATGGGGAGAACCTTATGGTATGACATACCCCGGTACACCATCGGGCCGTTACTCTGACGGCCGTCTCTCTACCGATTATCTAGGTACGTGCCTATATGAGCGTAACTAAAACGTTAACTTATCAATTTCACTTCTTCTAATACGTACTGACCATAGATCTACCGGATGAGGACTAAGTTCCGAGGAGCTGATGaatgaaataattattatttgtctGATACTAAAATAATGTCGGAAAAAATTGCTATTTTACTCCAATTTTCAATGTCACGTCCTAGATGATTGTATTATGTGCTAGGCATCGGAaaacttggattttttttttttttttgggggcaaaagtttctatatatatctatatatataacaagtgttattatgattgattgttttaactaaaaaaatcctgaatttggaatttcattctttatttttttcagtttattaatatattaaatggTCACTGGTGTTGCTCATTTACTTATTTGTTATTCAAACACCGGTCCCTTATCAATGTGTGCAGCCTTATTTCTGGGGATAGAATCACCGGTCCCTTATCAATGGAAAGATGACGTGGAGAAGGATAAGTTACAATATGGAATGAATTTTGGGTACGGAGGATCCGGAGTCTTCGACACGGTTTATATTAAAGGTTTGGATATGACGTATCAGATCGGTCTCTTTGAGAAACTCATTGGCGATATCTATTCTCCATCCGACCTTTCTTCTTCCGTCGCCCTTGTCAGTATTGCTGGCAATGACTACTTTACTCACATCACCGACAATGGCTATGGCTTGGTAAGGAACCACCACTACTTTCTTATAAactcatttaattaaattttattatttctgaaatattgacaacaaaaaaaatttcttacaaTTATATCTTTTGAAGTGAACACTAATACAACTAAAATTCTTCTTAATTTATGGACCTATTTAAGTCTCTTCCAACTccctaatttatatatatattttttttttttgatattctaACAATCTACGTAGACAAAGATCTCCAGTCTTGATCGTAAACTTAGAACCAATGATAAACTGATAGCTTACTTGATTTCTGATTATTATCACAGAGCATCTTTGAATTTATGAGGCGAGTCATCAATCAAATCGAGGTTAATTTGAGGCGGATCCACGCCTTGGGAGTGAAAACGATAGCAGTACCTACATTACAGCCGCTGGGGTGCCTCCCCATGTACACCAAAGGCTTATCATACCGGAGGTGCAGCGACATTATAAACGCCTTGACAATCGTACACAACAACGCCTTGCGAAGAGTAGTGGCTAGACTCAACAGGGAGACCGAGCAGTCGCCTTTCATTGTCATTGACTACTTCAAGGCCTTCTTCGACGTCATCGATAACAACGGACAGATTCCaggtaaaagaaataaaagaaggaaaaagacagtattctaaataaaataaaccccTAATTTGAAggcttatatatatgtatttggttTATGGAAATTTAGGGGTTAAGAATTTTACAAGTCTATACGTGCCGTGTTGCGGAATCACCGGTTATTGTGGGACTGTGCACGAGAACGGTGAGAAGAATTATACCTTATGCGATGATCCTTCGTCTAATTTCTACTGGGATGGATTTCACCCTAGTGAGGAAGGATGGAAGGCGGTTTACTCGGTTTTGACCAACAACCTAAAAGCACTTTTACCCTTAAGTTCATATgcttaagatttcaaattttctttatcgACCGTtaagtgttttcttgttttattgttgttatctCTATGTCTTTCTGTCACTCCTGCATGCAAGGCTTTGTGCCTCTATCTTTTTATTGTGTGTTTAAGAATAAAAGTGTAACCTTAAGGAAATAAGTTTGAAATAAAACAGTCTTTACTTTTATGCTCTGTCTTTACGCACTCTGTTTCTAGTTAAAGATCACATTTATACTACTTATGGAATTAATTATGTACTTTAATTGTGTATTCGGGTCTTAAAACGTTTATAAAGGGCCCTTTTAATAATACATATTGGATTTTAAATCACTTTAAAATAACAATAGCAAAAATATGTACTTCTACCATATGCTCTAGTTAATTTAGGTTTCGGTTTCGAGATCTTCAATAtgataaaatagaaagaaaaaaacacacacattgaAGCTAAGTCACCTCCTTTTAAGGTTACTAGGCCACAAAGACATTAGAAACACTTCAATTGCAAACCTTAAAGTTCTCTCCTCCACATCTTTTCTATTTgctcttcatttctttttgtctctaacaaaaaaaaaaaagtctttgatCTAAATCTTAAAATGTATTATCTGATGAAACTCTtcctcttgctctctctcttctttggtaCTTTACCGTCGTCTCATAGCGCGCTTATATATCACTGGCGgaattctataatatatatggcCCAATTTGAATTTTGTGTTTCNNNNNNNNNNNNNNNNNNNNNNNNNNNNNNNNNNNNNNNNNNNNNNNNNNNNNNNNNNNNNNNNNNNNNNNNNNNNNNNNNNNNNNNNNNNNNNNNNNNNNNNNNNNNNNNNNNNNNNNNNNNNNNNNNNNNNNNNNNNNNNNNNNNNNNNNNNNNNNNNNNNNNNNNNNNNNNNNNNNNNNNNNNNNNNNNNNNNNNNNNNNNNNNNNNNNNNNNNNNNNNNNNNNNNNNNNNNNNNNNNNNNNNNNNNNNNNNNNNNNNNNNNNNNNNNNNNNNNNNNNNNNNNNNNNNNNNNNNNNNNNNNNNNNNNNNNNNNNNNNNNNNNNNNNNNNNNNNNNNNNNNNNNNNNNNNNNNNNNNNNNNNNNNNNNNNNNNNNNNNNNNNNNNNNNNNNNNNNNNNNNNNNNNNNNNNNNNNNNNNNNNNNNNNNNNNNNNNNNNNNNNNNNNNNNNNNNNNNNNNNNNNNNNNNNNNNNNNNNNNNNNNNNNNNNNNNNNNNNNNNNNNNNNNNNNNNNNNNNNNNNNNNNNNNNNNNNNNNNNNNNNNNNNNNNNNNNNNNNNNNNNNNNNNNNNNNNNNNNNNTTTATATTCGGAAATTCTTACGTTGATACGGGAAACATGCAGCCCAAGGCACCCTCTTGGAAATCCCCTTATGGTATCACTTACCCCGGTAAACCTTCCGGCCGTTATTCTGATGGCCTCATCGCCACCGATTTTCTAGGTTATATACTCTCACACTCTCTGTCTCACTCTAGCAACATCCTAAATATGAACATATGATTAAATAAACATCACTAATTGAAATATGAACTTTACATAGATTTCCTTTCCACTATAGTCTTTTCTGTATATGCTTGCAGCGAAACAGTTGGGAGCAAAATTACCGTACCTCTGGAGAACTCACggaaaaaataagattaaattaAATAGAGGAATGAATTTTGCCTTCGGAGGGGCTGAAGTGTTCGACTCTCCGGTTGATCGATCGCCCAACATCTCTACTCAGGTAGGTTTCTTGGTTAACCTTGCCCTCGCCCGTCGTGTCTACACTATCGACGGTGACCTTGCTTCCTCCTACGCTCTCCTCAGCTACTCCGGTAGCGACTACTATGGTTTCATCGACCAAAACCCCAATATGGCTGTAAGAAAAACATTCATATTTCCTTGGATGTACGACGTTAATTATTgcaattttgattgttttaacgTTAATTTCTGAGTTTCTatgtgaaaatttgaaaatgtaaatatagaccattttgtttcttttataaaaaaaaaaaaagaaaaaaaaaatccaagatagactaaaattatttgattttgcaTGCAGGCCTACCCAGCATTTGTAGAGTTCATTGTGGAAGATATACAGTATAGTCTAGGGATAATGAACGGATTAAAATTTAAGAACATAGGAGTTACATCGCTGCATCCGCTGGGATGCCTCCCACGTGTTACCGTTGCATCCTCATTTCGGAGTTGCAACGAGTCATATAACGATTTGGTGAGACTCCACAACGAGTCGTTGAAGAAAGTTGTGGCCAAGCTTAACAAAGAGGACAAATTTAGGACCAAAGGTGACCGTTTCGTCATCGTTGATCTTCACAAAGCCTTCATGGTCAATTTGGAGAAAAAAGgtaattaacacaaaattagacgtttttttatctttaatgttaAAACTTTAgtctaaaagttttttttggtgttatatTGGTTTGTGGATATAAAGGGAGTAATAAGTTTAAAACCCCGTTGAAACCATGTTGCGAAGGCGATTGTGCACGTGTGGATATGAAGGGTGCGAAGAAGTATACCTTATGTAATGATCCAAAGTCTGCTTTCTTCTGGGATGAAATTAACCCAACTCAAGAAGGATGGAGATCAATTTACTCGGTATTAGGCAAATCTCTAACCGAGTCTTTGACCAAAGGGTAAGATTACCTTTTTGGCATCTAAGACCCCAGTTTCTGTTGGATATTTACTTTCAcctttgtttttcaatttcttgaaaTCGAATTCCATTTATGGTTTTAACTCGGTTAAAGTAATGTGGGGGCAAACAAAATTATCTTCTAAATGCACAGTTGCTCAATTTTTATGTAGTATGCATGACCGTCTTTTATCATGTGCAAATGGCGAAATCgaacataattaattttgattcaCAAATctctatttaattaaaaatataaatacaaattagGTTATATTCCACAAAAACAAGATAAGTTAAGAAACtacattttaaagtttaaaacaaagatGATCTTAAAAATGATAATCCCTAATACAGTTATGtttcatatctttatatatgcTCATCAAAAGATATNGGGGGGGGGGGGCAAACAAAATTATCTTCTAAATGTAGAGTTGCTCACTTTTTATGTAGTATGCATGGCCGTCTTTTATCATGTGCAAATGGCGAAATCgaacataattaattttgattcaCAAATCCctatttaattgaaaatataaatataaattaggGTATATTCCACAAATACAAGATAAGAAACtacattttaaagtttaaaacaaagatgatcttaaaaaatgatattatcCTAATACAATTATGTTTCATATCTTTATATGCTCATTAAAAGATATTATCctaatataattatttacattttatattaagatatactccctccatttcataatataggatgttttagagaatatttgtttgtttcataatataagatgtttttcaagtttatatgctactttttaacaaaaaaaaaaaaagtttatatgctacttttagattatttaaatattttctattatgcagtcttgtttatgattggttgaactgtTTTAAAGTGGtcatttcttaatatgcgtgttttcacttaaaacatcttatattttga is from Camelina sativa cultivar DH55 chromosome 20, Cs, whole genome shotgun sequence and encodes:
- the LOC104768542 gene encoding GDSL esterase/lipase At5g03590 — translated: MQPKAPSWKSPYGITYPGKPSGRYSDGLIATDFLAKQLGAKLPYLWRTHGKNKIKLNRGMNFAFGGAEVFDSPVDRSPNISTQVGFLVNLALARRVYTIDGDLASSYALLSYSGSDYYGFIDQNPNMAAYPAFVEFIVEDIQYSLGIMNGLKFKNIGVTSLHPLGCLPRVTVASSFRSCNESYNDLVRLHNESLKKVVAKLNKEDKFRTKGDRFVIVDLHKAFMVNLEKKGSNKFKTPLKPCCEGDCARVDMKGAKKYTLCNDPKSAFFWDEINPTQEGWRSIYSVLGKSLTESLTKG
- the LOC104768540 gene encoding GDSL esterase/lipase At5g03610-like → MNSAITLVVPLLLLFSSFLLFGDVTGVESSKHHHQRNLYGSTKLFVFGNSNVDTGNLPTTFESWGEPYGMTYPGTPSGRYSDGRLSTDYLALFLGIESPVPYQWKDDVEKDKLQYGMNFGYGGSGVFDTVYIKGLDMTYQIGLFEKLIGDIYSPSDLSSSVALVSIAGNDYFTHITDNGYGLSIFEFMRRVINQIEVNLRRIHALGVKTIAVPTLQPLGCLPMYTKGLSYRRCSDIINALTIVHNNALRRVVARLNRETEQSPFIVIDYFKAFFDVIDNNGQIPGVKNFTSLYVPCCGITGYCGTVHENGEKNYTLCDDPSSNFYWDGFHPSEEGWKAVYSVLTNNLKALLPLSSYA